Part of the Crossiella cryophila genome, AGTCCCCGTCGTGACGGCCCCACTGCCGCTCAACGGCCCACGCACCCACCACACCTGGTTCGACCGCGGCCGACTCGGCCCCGCTGGCTTGGGTGGCGCAAGCCAGCCCGGCGCACCCGAGGATCTGCTGCGCGCCGCGATCAACGCCTGGGCGAAGGTGGCCGGACCACGCCGGATCCTGCTCGCCAGCCCACGCTCCTTCTGCGCCGGGGTGGAACGGGCGATCGAGATCGTCGAACGCACCCTGGAAACCCGGACCAACCCGGTCTACGTGCGCAAGCAGATCGTGCACAACACCTACGTGGTCGAGGACCTGGCCGCCCGCGGCGCGATCTTCGTCGACGAACTCGACGAGGTCCCCGACGGATCCACCGTCGTCTTCTCCGCCCACGGCGTCTCCCCCGCCGTCCGCACCGAGGCCAACGAACGCGGCCTCGAAGTCATCGACGGCACCTGCCCACTGGTCACCAAAGTGCACGCCGAAGCCCGCCGCTACGCCGCCCGCGGCGACACCATCGTGCTCATCGGCCACGCCGGACACGAAGAAGTCGAAGGCACCCTCGGCGAAGCCCCCGAAGCCACCATCCTGGTCGAGACCCCGGCGGACGTGGTCGGGCTGGATCTGGCCGGGCACCAGCAGGTCTCCTACCTCACCCAGACCACCCTGGCCATCGACGAGACCGCCGAGGTCATCGACGCGCTCCGGACGAAGTTCCCGCGACTGCACGAGCCGCCGACCGAGGACATCTGTTACGCCACCACGAATCGGCAGCACTCGCTGCAGGCGGTGATCGAGGAGTCCGACCTGGTCCTGGTGGTCGGCTCCACCAACTCCTCCAACTCGGTCCGGCTGGTCGAACTGTCCCGCCGCCAGGGCACCCCGGCCCAGCTCATCGACCGGGCGGGCGACATCCGGCCGGAATGGCTGGCCGGGGTATCCGCGGTGGGCCTGACCGCGGGTGCCTCCGCGCCACCGGCCCTGGTCGAGGAGGTGGTGACCGCGCTCGGCGGGCTCGGCGCGGTCAGCAGGCAGGAACGCGAGGTCACCCGCGAGACCGTCCACTTCGGACTCCCCGCCGCCGTGCGCAGAAAGGGACAACCCCATGACCGCCCTACGCCATAACACCGAGTTCGCCCCCGTGCTGGCCCTGCACGACACCAGGGCGCCGATGGTGGCCGACGAACTCCGGGCCCGGCACCTGGGCGTGACCCCGTGCCCGGCGGCCCCACTGCTGGCCGCCAGCCTGCGCCGCCGCGGGGTCACCAGCCGGCGCGGCCCGCTGGCCTTCGACCAGGGCTGCGGCGATCACCGCGCACTGGGCTTCGCCGTGTCCTGGGTGGACGGTCGCGGCAGGCGGGTCGGCCTGGGCGCGGCGGCCAACGCCGACGATCCGCGCACGCTGGCCGCCGCGGCCAGGGTGGTGCGCGAGTTCTCGGCGGTGCTGGGCCCGCGCACCGTGCTGCTGCTGGCCGAACCGGAGCCGGTGGACCTGCTGCTCGCCCTGGACCCGGCCACCGTCGCGCCCTGCCGCCGCCAGGGCAGGCCCGCGCAGTGGCTGCGCCGGGTCACCGACCTGCGCCCGGAGTGGCTGGCCGGGGTGCGCACCCTGGGCGTGCTCACCCACCCGGACACCGAACGGCGGCTGGTCACCCAGGTGGTCAGCGCGATCCACGGCCTCGGCCCGGCCACCGTCATCGACCGCGGTGGCGCCGTGCCGCCCGAGCGCTGCCCCAGCGACGAAGAGGTGTGATCCCATGAGCCTGCACCACATTTCCCGGCTGCGCGAGCTGTCCGCGACCGAACTGGACCGCCTCACCGCCGCCATCCGCGAGCTGCTGATCACCAAGGTCTGCGCGGCAGGCGGCCACCTCGGCCCGAACCTGGGCGTGGTCGAGCTGACCACCGCCCTGCACCGGGTGTTCCGCTCCCCGCACGACCGGATCGTCTTCGACACCGGCCACCAGTCCTACGTGCACAAGATCCTCACCGGCCGCGCCGACGGCTTCGACACCCTGCGTGCCGCGGGCGGTCTGGCCGGGTACCCGCAGCGCGCCGAGTCCGAGCACGACCTGGTGGAGAACTCGCACGCGTCCACCGCACTGTCCTATGCGGACGGTCTGGCCAAGGCCCACCAGCTGCGCGGCGAGTCCGACCGCCGGGTGGTCGCGGTGATCGGCGACGGCGCCCTCACCGGCGGCCTGGCCTGGGAAGCGCTGAACAACCTAGGTGGCTCGACCCGGCCGGTCGTGGTGGTGCTCAACGACAACGGCCGCTCCTACGACCCCACCGTCGGCGGTCTGGCCGACCACCTCACCACGTTGCGCGCCAACGAACCCGACCCAGGCTCGACCCTGTTCCAGCGCATCGGCCTGACCTACCTCGGCCCGGTGGACGGCCACGACATCCCGGCCCTGGAGGCCGCCTTCCGCACCGCCGTCGAACTCGACCGGCCAGTGCTGGTGCACTGCGTGACCCAGAAGGGCCGCGGCTACCTGCCCGCGGAAACCGACGCGGCCGACCACATGCACGGCATCGGCGTGCTGGACCCGGCCACCGGCACCGCCAAGTCCGGCGGCGCACCGAGCTGGACCAGCCTGTTCGGCGCCGAAATGGCCGACCTCGGCGCCGAACACCCCGAGGTCGTCGCGCTGACCGCCGCGATGCTGCGACCCGTTGGCCTGCACCGCTTCGCCCAGCGCTACCCGGACCGGATCTTCGACGTCGGCATCGCCGAACAACACGCCGTCACCAGCGCCGCCGGCCTCGCCATGGGCGGGCTGCACCCGGTGGTCTGCCTGTACGCCACCTTCCTCAACCGCGCCATCGACCAGGTCCTCATGGACGTCGCCCTGCACCAGCTCCCCGTCACCTTCGTCCTGGACCGCGCGGGCATCACCGGCCCCGACGGTCCCTCCCACCACGGCATGTGGGACCTCGCCCTGCTCAGCCAGGTACCCGGCATGCGAGTCGCCTCCCCCCGCGACACCACCCAGCTCGCCGCATTGCTACGCGAGGCGGTCGCGGTGAAAACCGGCCCCACCGCCCTCCGTTTCCCCAAAGCCTCCGCGGGCCAGGACATCCCAGCCCGCAACCGGATGGACGGCCTGGACATCCTCTACCGAGGCGAACACCAACCCCTCGACGTCCTCCTGGTCTCCGCAGGCGTGCTCGCCGGCCCAGCCCTGGCCGCGGCGGAACTCCTTGCCCACCACCACATCGGCGTCACCGTCGTCGACCCCCGCTGGCTGTTCCCGATCAACCCGACCCTGGTCCACCTCGCCGCACGACACCGCCTCGTCGTGACCGTCGAGGACGGCCTGCGCACCGGCGGCCTGGGCACCGCACTCGCCCAGGCCTGCGCGGACGCCCGGGTCGCCACCCCCGTGCACAACCTCGGCCTGCCAGCGGCGTTCCTGGACCACGGCGCCCGCGGCGACATCCTCACCGCCTGCGGCCTGGACGCGGAGAACATCGCCGACACCGTCCGCGCCCTGTTCGAGCACCCCGCCCCGCTGAAAGGCCTGCTCCGATGACCGTGCCCCTCGGCCTACCCGAACTCCCGCCCCCCGTACTCACCCCTCGCCGCAAAACCCGCCAACTCCAGGTAGGCAAAGTAGGCGTAGGCAGCGACCATCCCGTCTCCATCCAATCCATGACCACCACCCTCACCTCCGACGTCAACGCCACCCTCCAACAAATCGCCGAACTCACCGCCGCAGGCTGCGACATCGTCCGCGTAGCCTGCCCCTCCCAAGACGACGCCGACGCCCTACCCGCCATCGCCCGCAAATCCGGCATCCCGGTAATCGCCGACATCCACTTCCAGCCCAAGTACGTCTTCGCCGCCATCGAAGCCGGCTGCGCCGCCGTCCGGGTAAACCCAGGCAACATCAAGAAGTTCGACGACCGAGTAGGCGAAATCGCCCAAGCCGCAAAGGAAACCGCCACCCCCATCCGCATCGGCGTCAACGCGGGCTCCCTGGACCCCCGCCTACTCGCCAAGCACGGCAAGGCCACCCCCGAAGCCCTGGTCGAATCAGCCCTCTGGGAAGCCTCCCTCTTCGCCGAACACGACTTCCACAACCTCAAGATCTCGGTCAAACACAACGACCCCGTCATCATGGTCCGCGCCTACGAACTCCTGGCCGACCAATGCGACTACCCCCTCCACCTGGGCGTCACCGAAGCGGGCCCCACCTTCCAGGGCACCATCAAGTCAGCAGTCGGCTTCGGCGCCCTGCTCTCCCAAGGCATCGGCGACACCATCCGAGTGTCCCTGTCCGCCCCACCCGTCGAGGAAATCAAGGTAGCCACCCAGATCCTGCAATCCCTCAACCTCCGCCCCCGCAAACTCGAAATCGTCTCCTGCCCCAGCTGCGGCCGCGCCCAGGTAGACGTCTACACCCTCGCCGAACAGGTAACCGCAGGCTTGGAAGGCATGGAAGTCCCGCTACGAGTCGCGGTCATGGGCTGCGTCGTCAACGGCCCAGGCGAAGCCCGCGAAGCCGACCTGGGCGTGGCCTCCGGCAACGGAAAAGGCCAGATCTTCGTCAAAGGCAAGGTAATCAAAACCGTCCCCGAACACCAGATCGTGGAAACCCTGATCGAGGAAGCCCTACGCATAGCCGAGGACATGGAAGAAGGCACAGGCCCCCCAGTAGTCTCAGTAACCTAACCAAAACCCCCGTGCGCCTGGAAAACCCGCCCCTCCCCTGGCCCAGGCGCACGGGCCCCACCCCCGGCGGCCCGGTCCACCACACGCGACCAGCTCCACCACAGGCTCCGGCTCACCGGCTAGCCTCGCCGGATGCGCAGCGAGCCCGACCTGCTGAACGTCATCGACGTCGAGGCCACCTGCTGGCCCGGCAACCCACCACCAGGCCAGGCCAGCGAGATCATCGAGATCGGCCTCACCGTGGTCAGCCTCGCCACCGCCGAACGCCTCCACAAACACCGAATCCTGGTACGCCCCAGGCAGTCAACGGTCAGCGAGTTCTGCACCGAGCTGACCGGCCTCACCCAGGCCGAGGTGGACACCGGCGTCAACTTCCCCGAAGCCTGCGCGATCCTGGCCACCGAACACGCCGCGGGCGAACGCCCCTGGACCAGCTGGGGCGACTACGACCGCAAGCAGTTCCAGCGCCAGTGCACCACCACCGCCCCGTCAAGCCCCCACCCCACCAACGCCAACCCGCCTAGCCCCCA contains:
- the ispH gene encoding 4-hydroxy-3-methylbut-2-enyl diphosphate reductase, with protein sequence MVNAPPGGVLVADLLHDPEGEHLPCPAAPLLAGELVRHGVPVVTAPLPLNGPRTHHTWFDRGRLGPAGLGGASQPGAPEDLLRAAINAWAKVAGPRRILLASPRSFCAGVERAIEIVERTLETRTNPVYVRKQIVHNTYVVEDLAARGAIFVDELDEVPDGSTVVFSAHGVSPAVRTEANERGLEVIDGTCPLVTKVHAEARRYAARGDTIVLIGHAGHEEVEGTLGEAPEATILVETPADVVGLDLAGHQQVSYLTQTTLAIDETAEVIDALRTKFPRLHEPPTEDICYATTNRQHSLQAVIEESDLVLVVGSTNSSNSVRLVELSRRQGTPAQLIDRAGDIRPEWLAGVSAVGLTAGASAPPALVEEVVTALGGLGAVSRQEREVTRETVHFGLPAAVRRKGQPHDRPTP
- a CDS encoding 1-deoxy-D-xylulose-5-phosphate synthase produces the protein MSLHHISRLRELSATELDRLTAAIRELLITKVCAAGGHLGPNLGVVELTTALHRVFRSPHDRIVFDTGHQSYVHKILTGRADGFDTLRAAGGLAGYPQRAESEHDLVENSHASTALSYADGLAKAHQLRGESDRRVVAVIGDGALTGGLAWEALNNLGGSTRPVVVVLNDNGRSYDPTVGGLADHLTTLRANEPDPGSTLFQRIGLTYLGPVDGHDIPALEAAFRTAVELDRPVLVHCVTQKGRGYLPAETDAADHMHGIGVLDPATGTAKSGGAPSWTSLFGAEMADLGAEHPEVVALTAAMLRPVGLHRFAQRYPDRIFDVGIAEQHAVTSAAGLAMGGLHPVVCLYATFLNRAIDQVLMDVALHQLPVTFVLDRAGITGPDGPSHHGMWDLALLSQVPGMRVASPRDTTQLAALLREAVAVKTGPTALRFPKASAGQDIPARNRMDGLDILYRGEHQPLDVLLVSAGVLAGPALAAAELLAHHHIGVTVVDPRWLFPINPTLVHLAARHRLVVTVEDGLRTGGLGTALAQACADARVATPVHNLGLPAAFLDHGARGDILTACGLDAENIADTVRALFEHPAPLKGLLR
- the ispG gene encoding flavodoxin-dependent (E)-4-hydroxy-3-methylbut-2-enyl-diphosphate synthase; translation: MTVPLGLPELPPPVLTPRRKTRQLQVGKVGVGSDHPVSIQSMTTTLTSDVNATLQQIAELTAAGCDIVRVACPSQDDADALPAIARKSGIPVIADIHFQPKYVFAAIEAGCAAVRVNPGNIKKFDDRVGEIAQAAKETATPIRIGVNAGSLDPRLLAKHGKATPEALVESALWEASLFAEHDFHNLKISVKHNDPVIMVRAYELLADQCDYPLHLGVTEAGPTFQGTIKSAVGFGALLSQGIGDTIRVSLSAPPVEEIKVATQILQSLNLRPRKLEIVSCPSCGRAQVDVYTLAEQVTAGLEGMEVPLRVAVMGCVVNGPGEAREADLGVASGNGKGQIFVKGKVIKTVPEHQIVETLIEEALRIAEDMEEGTGPPVVSVT